A part of Liolophura sinensis isolate JHLJ2023 chromosome 1, CUHK_Ljap_v2, whole genome shotgun sequence genomic DNA contains:
- the LOC135469591 gene encoding uncharacterized protein LOC135469591 has product MASKTDATVKKKNKPLNKRPNLASKKTFHLSKPHQFNVCGEKYECSVDDGREGKTEYQLTAYVNPSFSLHEKDRVQPPAQARDEVTFAPHRRPGQFQDFVPRKTATNTISARIRENEISLPIMNTLVYQRPFFDPAENADSLVHIDVDDRIPLQPKSRHSKLAKIWDELNCCTKHRCEVRKDHISWPVVGSLVVRGPEGELEGR; this is encoded by the exons ATGGCCTCAAAAACTGATGCCACAGTCAAAAAGAAAA ATAAACCTCTAAACAAACGACCTAATTTAGCCTCCAAGAAGACTTTTCATCTCTCTAAG CCTCATCAGTTCAATGTATGTGGCGAAAAGTACGAGTGTAGTGTTGACGACGGGAGAGAGGGAAAGACAGAGTACCAGCTGACTGCGTATGTAAACCCGTCTTTCTCACTACATGAAAAGGACAGAGTTCAACCCCCTGCTCAGGCCCGTGATGAAGTCACATTCGCCCCACACAGACGACCTGGTCAATTTCAG GATTTTGTTCCACGCAAGACAGCGACCAACACCATCTCTGCTAGGATTAGGGAAAATGAAATTTCTCTGCCCATTATGAACACCTTAGTCTACCAGCGGCCATTCTTTGATCCAG CTGAGAACGCAGACAGCTTAGTCCACATTGATGTGGATGATCGGATCCCATTACAGCCTAAAAGCCGACACTCTAAACTCGCCAAG ATCTGGGATGAGCTCAATTGCTGCACTAAACATCGCTGCGAAGTCAGAAAAGATCACATCTCCTGGCCCGTGGTTGGCTCCCTTGTGGTGCGCGGACCTGAAGGAGAATTAGAAGGTAGATAA
- the LOC135479094 gene encoding axin-1-like codes for MSQNKVGEYLSDLEGNKFTENAPRPPVPGEENELQSTHSSGSHKSHMSMKSHSSGKSGGSLNGEVGHSPAATPRRSNLDKSCTGGSLSCSVQGLDKCDDENAPLGFEPEGSAANSPPFTENSTPPCLKWATSLHHLLEDSDGVQLYSKFLENEAGGKHTLDFWYACQGLKKQPPSETVKINYIIKVINKKYIRGESLSCISARTRKSISDQIDGKNLLQSIFDEAQREVEEYMRNNSYRLFLNSDFYVQYVERASKSPKSSETSSGSNSVRPVSGPLPTLLEDQELSAQSFDASSLMGPPSSRYTSFTQPESKGSRRPETISGYNPYTSFRQPQSQPYYTSYATVSAVDSEIQSLSSDALTDDTMSLTDSSVDGFPTYKKHWKQRRAVSRRAQQNKEGKDAPLVIPRTDRPPKDRNIAETDPQKFASLLIERLHIVLKEREKEEKMAESLRMCEIEDGDKEEFMKASNSLLLIQSIEEDNAQSILEEHCSRIWDNSSHHTPSRSPGRHSPKSKSPDRTLRKMPASANTTFPGTLTKSRKAKKDNCISMLSSDSGVGDEKRVHTIHHHHHHHHGTQGHGRATLEWVAQNKTMAHWRGDQTGRPHGDFLQGTKTSSSGAGSIGPTGELNDRRKDGGRRSNSRKTSTDASSVFDSGISGVYEKEPLLPTPNPSDPNYEKVMGWMLASDNVTAPGGNLADSDRSSSHKWSHKAASSSPSPQPHKGGSSKKQQSLNSSNRSASAERSGAVPPRIPHGGVQPNQPIIQDPSMPLLTPPNTMTQLEEAKRRLESEARALPVKSKSFAGVSARDKRNPPPSQSTSQIRSSPFTRVVPSGLDLQSGNVTLPTLSSSEKRSAKKSSTPVLANSSALASLPSQSMSQPASMSQSQCEETVIGIYFCGDPIPYRHTIPGTDITLGQFKQLISKKGNYRYYFKKNSDEFGSGAVFEEVGEDSLVLPLWEGKIVAKVERLD; via the exons ATGTCTcagaacaaagtcggtgaataTCTGAGTGACTTAGAGGGCAACAAGTTCACGGAAAATGCCCCCAGACCTCCAGTACCCGGGGAAGAGAATGAGCTTCAATCGACTCACAGTAGTGGCTCTCATAAAAGTCACATGTCTATGAAGAGTCACTCCTCCGGGAAAAGCGGAGGATCACTGAATGGCGAAGTTGGTCACTCTCCGGCTGCCACACCGAGGCGCTCCAACCTGGACAAGTCGTGTACAGGGGGATCTCTTAGCTGCTCTGTACAGGGTCTGGACAAGTGTGATGATGAGAATGCCCCCTTAGGATTTGAACCTGAGGGAAGTGCGGCAAACTCGCCGCCCTTCACGGAAAACAGCACCCCACCCTGTTTGAAATGGGCGACCAGTTTACACCACCTCTTGGAGGATAGCGATGGAGTGCAGTTATATAGTAAGTTCCTGGAGAATGAAGCAGGTGGAAAGCATACGTTGGACTTCTGGTATGCCTGTCAAGGGCTCAAGAAACAACCTCCAAGTGAAACCGTGAAAATAAACTATATTATTAAAGTGATCAATAAAAAGTATATTAGAGGTGAATCCCTTTCATGCATTTCAGCTCGGACTCGAAAGTCTATATCCGACCAAATAGATGGTAAGAATTTGCTGCAGTCTATATTTGACGAGGCGCAGAGAGAGGTGGAGGAGTACATGAGGAACAATTCTTACCGTCTTTTTCTCAATTCGGATTTTTATGTGCAATATGTAGAACGAGCCAGCAAAAGCCCCAAGAGCAGTGAGACCTCCAGTGGCTCGAACAGTGTTCGTCCTGTTTCTGGACCTTTACCCACATTGCTAGAAGACCAAGAGTTATCAGCTCAAAGTTTCGACGCATCGTCTTTGATGGGACCCCCATCAAGTCGTTATACCTCCTTCACACAGCCAGAAAGTAAAGGATCAAGGCGTCCGGAGACAATATCTGG GTATAACCCGTACACAAGTTTTCGCCAGCCACAGTCTCAGCCCTACTACACCTCCTACGCCACAGTGTCCGCTGTGGACAGCGAAATCCAGAGCCTGTCCAGCGATGCTCTCACAGATGATACCATGTCCCTCACAGACAGCAGTGT GGATGGCTTTCCTACGTACAAAAAGCATTGGAAACAAAGACGAGCAGTAAGCCGGCGAGCCCAACAGAATAAGGAAGGGAAAGATGCCCCATTAGTCATACCT AGGACAGACCGTCCACCAAAAGATAGAAACATTGCTGAAACTGATCCTCAGAAATTCGCCTCTCTTCTTATTGAGAGGTTACATATTGTGCTAAAAGAGAgggaaaaggaagaaaaaatggCTGAGTCTCTTCGAATGTGTGAG aTTGAAGATGGTGATAAGGAGGAATTCATGAAGGCATCCAATTCATTGTTATTGATACAGTCAATAGAAGAGGATAATGCACAATCAATATTAGAAGAACATTGTTCCCGAATTTGGGACAATTCATCCCATCACACACCTAGTCGGTCACCTGGTCGGCATTCACCCAAATCAAAATCTCCTGACAGGACATTACGCAAAATGCCGGCGTCGGCAAATACTACCTTCCCAGGAACACTAACAAAATCTCGCAAAGCCAAAAAGGACAATTGTATTTCCATGTTGTCGTCGGACAGCGGTGTTGGTGATGAAAAACGTGTGCATACAATACATCAtcaccaccatcatcatcacGGAACTCAGGGCCACGGCCGTGCCACCTTGGAATGGGTAGCCCAGAACAAGACAATGGCACATTGGCGTGGGGATCAAACTGGGCGGCCACACGGAGACTTCTTACAGGGTACAAAGACATCAAGTAGTGGTGCAGGCAGTATAGGACCAACAGGGGAGTTGAATGACAGGAGGAAAGATGGAGGAAGGCGCTCAAATAGTCGCAAAACTTCAACGGATGCTAGTAGTGTTTTTGACAGTGGCATTAGTGGTGTGTACGAAAAGGAACCTTTATTACCAACTCCAAACCCATCGGATCCCAATTACGAAAA GGTTATGGGTTGGATGCTGGCAAGTGATAATGTAACAGCGCCCGGTGGTAACCTTGCTGACTCTGACCGTAGCTCCTCTCACAAGTGGTCGCATAAAGCAGCTTCATCATCCCCATCCCCTCAGCCTCACAAAGGAGG ATCATCGAAGAAGCAGCAAAGCCTGAACTCAAGCAATCGTTCTGCCTCAGCAGAGAGGAGCGGGGCTGTTCCACCCCGAATACCTCACGGAGGAGTTCAGCCGAACCAGCCAATCATACAGGATCCGTCCATGCCACTGCTGACACCGCCCAACACGATGACGCAGTTAGAGGAGGCCAAGAGACGCCTGGAAAGCGAGGCGAGGGCTCTGCCTGTCAAATCAAA GTCTTTCGCTGGTGTTTCGGCACGTGATAAGAGAAATCCCCCTCCATCTCAGAGCACCTCGCAGATTCGAAGTTCTCCATTTACAAGGGTTGTGCCCAGTGGTCTTGACCTTCAGTCAGGAAACGTTACACTCCCCACACTTTCGTCCTCAGA GAAGAGGTCTGCTAAAAAGTCAAGTACGCCAGTGCTAGCTAACAGCTCTGCCCTGGCCAGTCTCCCATCACAGTCCATGTCCCAGCCAGCCTCAATGTCTCAGTCCCAGTGTGAGGAGACTGTCATCGGCATCTACTTCTGTGGTGACCCCATTCCTTACCGCCACACCATACCAGGCACAGATATCACACTAGGCCAGTTCAAACAACTCATCAGCAAAAAGGGCAATTATAG GTATTATTTTAAGAAGAACAGTGATGAATTTGGCTCTGGTGCTGTGTTTGAGGAAGTTGGGGAAGACAGTTTAGTGTTACCATTATGGGAAGGAAAGATTGTAGCCAAAGTGGAACGTTTGGATTAA